A part of Flavobacteriaceae bacterium GSB9 genomic DNA contains:
- a CDS encoding acetylserotonin O-methyltransferase, with protein sequence MDTKNENQINPSKIMQIGMGFWASKTLLTAVNMELFTHLANGSLSGKAIKNKLGLNERSLFDFLDTLVALGFLHRSGLKENALYSNSDDSDLFLDKNKPSYIGGILEMSNNRLYPFWNDLETCLKTGKPQNETKNGGKPVFEAIYAHEDRLREFIHGMGGVQAGNFMKLAHDFDFSKYNTLCDIGGSGANLSIHIAKNHSHMKCISFDLDPVSPIAKKNVEAFGLSDRIEVRSGDFFIDELPQADILTMGNILHDWGYEDKIMLIKKAYNALPDGGALIVIENIIDDQRNKNAFGLLMSLNMAIETDQGFDFTASDFNQWAKEAGFDQTRVIPLVGPSSAIIAIK encoded by the coding sequence AATATGGAGCTGTTTACTCATCTTGCCAACGGATCATTATCAGGTAAAGCAATTAAAAACAAATTAGGGTTAAATGAAAGATCCTTATTTGATTTTCTTGACACTTTAGTGGCGTTGGGATTTTTGCACCGTTCTGGATTAAAAGAGAACGCTTTATATAGTAATTCGGACGATTCAGACTTGTTTTTAGACAAAAATAAGCCAAGCTACATTGGAGGTATTTTAGAAATGTCTAACAATAGGTTATATCCTTTTTGGAATGACTTGGAAACGTGTCTAAAAACTGGCAAACCACAAAATGAGACTAAAAATGGAGGCAAGCCAGTATTTGAAGCTATTTATGCACATGAAGATAGGTTAAGGGAATTCATACACGGCATGGGAGGAGTTCAAGCTGGTAACTTTATGAAGCTAGCGCATGATTTTGATTTTTCGAAATATAATACCCTATGTGATATTGGAGGCTCAGGTGCTAATCTTTCGATACATATCGCAAAAAATCACAGCCATATGAAATGCATCTCTTTTGATCTTGATCCCGTCAGTCCAATTGCAAAGAAAAATGTGGAAGCTTTCGGATTAAGTGACAGAATAGAGGTTCGTTCAGGCGATTTTTTTATAGATGAATTGCCACAAGCAGATATACTCACAATGGGTAATATTCTTCATGACTGGGGCTATGAAGACAAAATAATGTTAATAAAAAAAGCTTACAATGCCTTACCGGATGGTGGCGCTCTAATTGTAATTGAAAATATTATTGATGATCAAAGAAATAAGAATGCATTTGGATTATTGATGTCACTAAATATGGCTATCGAAACAGATCAAGGATTTGATTTTACAGCCTCGGACTTTAATCAATGGGCAAAAGAAGCAGGGTTTGATCAAACGAGGGTAATACCACTAGTTGGGCCTTCTAGTGCCATTATCGCTATCAAGTAA